Proteins from a genomic interval of Scatophagus argus isolate fScaArg1 chromosome 6, fScaArg1.pri, whole genome shotgun sequence:
- the tax1bp3 gene encoding tax1-binding protein 3 has translation MSYAPGQPVTAVVERIEIVKLRQEDNLILGFSIGGGIDQDPGQNPFSEDKTDKGIYVTRITPRGPADEAGLRMGDKIMQVNGWDMTMVTHDQARKKLTKKNEQVVRLLVTRKSLEDTIKQSMGSCPR, from the exons GAACGAATTGAGATCGTGAAGTTGCGACAGGAAGATAATCTGATTCTTGGCTTCAGTATTGGGGGTGGCATAGACCAGGATCCTGGACAGAACCCCTTCTCGGAAGACAAGACTGACAAA GGCATCTACGTGACCAGAATAACACCGCGCGGACCGGCAGACGAGGCAGGCTTGAGGATGGGAGACAAAATAATGCAG GTAAACGGCTGGGATATGACCATGGTGACCCATGACCAGGCCCGTAAAAAACTAACAAAGAAGAACGAGCAGGTGGTGCGACTACTGGTAACCAGAAAGTCATTGGAGGACACTATCAAACAATCTATGGGCAGTTGTCCAAGATAG